The nucleotide sequence TGAAGAAAACTGCTGGGCAGGTATTGCAATCCACAGGCACCTGTGGTGATTCTGACCGAGACTTTCTCTCTAGCAGAGCCTAGGACAGAATTCCAGCCCAGTCTTCCCCACCTGGTGGCCTTTTCTAGCTCACAGCTCCTCAGACCATATGCACTAAGTGGTCATCCCACACAGATCTTCCCAAGCTCATCTGCAGGAAGTGACTTCCAACTAGAAGCTCCAAGATGCCCTAGTGAAAAAGGAGAAAGTGGAGAGACAGAAGGCCCCGACACCTCATTAAGAAAGAGGCCAAGCAGAATTTCTAGGACATTCTTCAGCCCACATCAAGGTGACCCAGTAGAATGGTTGGAAGGGAACACACAAGGAGGAATAGACCTTCGCCTGGCCCAGAGGATGAGTCCTGGGGGGTCAGACACAATGTTGAAGGGAGTAGACACCTCAGAATCTGGAGCAGTCATACGTGGAAACTATAGACTGGGACTTAGCAAAAAGTCAAGCCTGTTCAGCCACCAGAAGCATCATGTGTGCCCTGAATGTGGGAGAGGCTTTTGCCAGAGATCAGACCTTATCAAGCACCAGAGGACACACACCGGGGAGAAGCCATACCTGTGTCCAGAGTGTGGGCGTCAGTTTAGCCAGAAGGCCTCCCTCTCCATACACCAGAGGAAGCACTCGGGGGAGAAGCCGTATGTGTGCAGGGAATGTGGGCGACACTTCAGGTATACATCCTCCCTCACTAATCACAAGAGGATTCACTCCGGGGAGAGGCCCTTTGTATGTCAGGAGTGTGGGCGAGGCTTTCGCCAGAAGATAGCCCTCATTCTACACCAGAGGACACACTTGGAGGAGAAGCCCTTTGTGTGTCCCGAGTGTGGGAGAGGCTTTTGCCAGAAGGCATCCCTCCTCCAGCACCAGAGCTCACACACAGGCGAGAGGCCCTTCCTGTGCCTCGAGTGTGGGCGTGGCTTCAGGCAGCAGTCACTCCTCCTCAGTCACCAGGTCACACACTCAGGGGAGAAGCCTTATGTCTGTGCCGAGTGTGGGCACAGCTTTCGCCAGAAGGTCACTCTCATCAGGCACCAGAGGACACACACAGGGGAGAAGCCTTACCTGTGCCCCCAGTGTGGGCGGGGTTTCAGCCAGAAGGTCACCCTCATTGGACACCAGAGGACACACACAGGGGAGAAGCCCTACCTGTGCCCTGATTGTGGGCGTGGCTTTGGTCAGAAGGTCACCCTCATCAGACACCAGAGGACACACACCGGGGAGAAGCCTTATCTGTGCCCCGAGTGTGGGCGCGCCTTTGGCTTTAAGTCGCTCCTCACCCGACACCAGAGGACACACTCAGAGGAGGAGCTTTATGTTGACAGGGTGTGTGGGCAAGGACTTGGCCAGAAGTCACACCTTATCTCTGACCGAAGGACACACTCGGGAGAAAAGCCCTGCGTCTGCGATGAATGTGGGCGCGGCTTCGGCTTTAAGTCTGCCCTCATCCGGCATCAGCGGACCCATTCTGGGGAGAAGCCGTATGTCTGCAGGGAGTGTGGACGTGGCTTTAGCCAGAAGTCTCACTTACATAGACATAGGAGGACCAAGTCTGGTCATCAGCTCCTACCCCAAGAGATCTTTTGACCTTTCCTTTCCTCGTGCGTGTGAAGCTGGCAGAAATCACTAGTAAATGCTTCAGTTTCCTGAAAtgggatggaaaaagaaaatgttgctttCTTTCATTGATCATGAGATAGTTGAATTTTGGTTTACCTTCTATATTCACAGTTTGTCTTGGCTTGCTAGGGATTCCACAACAAAGTACCCCAGGCTGGGTGACTTTAACAACAGAActctattttcatatttatggAGGCAGGAAGTCCCAGATGAAGGTATTGGTAGGTTTGGCTGCTGCTAAAGCCTCTCtgcttggcttgcagatggctgctttCTGGCCACATCCTCACGTGgccttttttctgtgtgtatacTTTCCTGGTGTGGCTTCCTCCTCTTGTAGGGATACCAGTCATTCTGGATAAAGCCACAGCCATATGGCCTCATTTAACCTTCATAACCttcttaaaggccctatctccagaCACAGTCACACTACAGGGTTGGGACTTCAACATGAATTCTTGGGAAACCCAATTTAGTCTATAACACTCCACTACCAAAGTTCAGGTCCTtcaaacatacaaaatacattcacAGGATCCCAACAGTCCCAAAATTCTTTACCCATTTCAACTTCAACTCTAGATCCAAAATCTCATTTAAATATCATCTAAACCAAGCATGAATGAGACTTTAGGTACAATTCATCCTTAGGCAAAATTATCCAGCTGTGATCCTGTGAAACCAGACAGATTATCTGCTTCCAAAATATTATACAATGGTGGGACAAGCAGAGGCTGAACTCCCCATTCCAAAGGAGAGacatgagaaagaaatgaagaatgatGGATCCTCAGCAAGTCTCAAACCTGGCAAGGCAACTTCCATTAGATTTTAAGTTTCGAGAATAATCCCCTTTGGCTCAGTGCTCTGCCCTGTGGGCCAGCTGGATTTTGGTACTGTGTAGGGATGCTTTGTAAcctaaaatgtggaagtggcttggAACTGGGTTCTTGGTAGAAAGAAGCTACAAGAGTTTTGAGGCACATGTTAGGAAAAGCCTGGATGACCTTTAAAACACTGCAGCCCTACTTTTTGGGCTCACGGGAGCTGCAGTGTCGCTTCCTTGGCCCTGGGCAGTGGCTCCTGGCCCACTGAAATTGAGAAGGAGACACACTTGCCCTCTAGCCCTGTACTCTCTGGACCCATTAGAACCTTTGAGAATCacattcttcccttttcttgtACCTTCCTGTAGAATCCCAGAAGTCCAACAGCCTGCCTTCATTTGTCCTGTGTCTTTCTCTATTCAGTTCAAGCTGGCAGCATTTCTGGTGAGATGGTTAACTGGTTCCATTCAGATCTATACCAATCTCTTTATCACATGGTTGTCCAGCCACACCCTAGTGTTCTTTCGAGAAcatactttctcattttttgtaaTGCGGACAGGcggagaattttccaaatctttaagtACTGGTTCTTTTTTGCTTAACAGTTCCTTCAATTTATCTTTCACCtttcacattttactataagcagcaAGGAGAAGACAGGCTCCACTTGCATCACTTTGTGTAGAAATATCACCTGAATATTCTGCACTGCCTCACTCACAACTTCTATACTCCACAAAACACTAGAATGCAATTTGGGCAAGTCCTTTGCAAGGATTCCAGTTTCCCATTACCCATTCCTCATTTCTGTCTGAGACCTCACCACAAtcaccttaaagaaaaaaaaaagaacaaattttgtAGATACGGGTTTTtgctgtgttgcttaggctggtctcatacacctggcctcaaatgatcctcctgctttgccctctcaaagtgtgagccaccacacccagcccagaaccTTTAACAtctacattcctaccaacagtgtttTAAAGGTTATCCAGGCTTTTCCTAACATGTGCCTCAAAACTCTTGTAGCTTCTTTCTACCAAGAACCCAGTTccaagccacttccacattttaggTTACAAAGCATCCCTATCacagtaccaaaatctgtattaatttgctagggcTAACTTAAGAAAACAACAGACTGGGTGCCTTAAACAATAGAACATTTAGCTTCTCACAGGTCAGGAAACTGGAAGTCCTAGAATGGGGTGTTGACAGGTTTGGTTTCTActaaggcctctctccttggcctgcagatggctgccttcccTCTGTGGTGTCACATAGCTTATTCTTTGTACACACACTTTCCTGATGTCTCTCGTTAAAAGGACACCAGTGATAGTGGATTAGGGCAACACCCTAAAGACTTCATTTTAACCTTAATTACAACTTTAAATGTCCTGTATGCAAAAACAGTTAtattggggattagggcttcaacatatgaattgcgGTGGGGAGGGACACAATTTAGTCCATAACACTCTGACTTCTGGACTTCCAAAATTTGTGTCTAGCCATGAGCACCTGCCACAGAGTGCTCTCCTGaccattcctttcctttcttcataaGTGTGAAGATGGCAGAAACCAATAATAGATGTTCCACTTTCCTGATATggaatggagaaaaaagagttGCTTTCCTTCATTGATCATGAGATAGTTGGTTTATGCTTTACTTTCTGCACAGCAGTCGTTTGTATTTTATGGtcttttgttttaataaactGCTTCTCTACAAAGCTGCATACCTGGCTATGTACCTCATTCACTGATACTTTTAGGAGAGCCCCAAGGCATTCAACCTCTTCGGAGACATGGAGGAATTACTCTGCATATTTATTCTAGACTACTGTCCTATGGGACGGGGATATTACGGTATTCAACCTCACCTCTTCCTAAGTCTTCCAGTGTCTGTGATGAGAGATGCTGGCCACAAGCTCAACTTCCCTGACTCCAGATTGAAGGGCATTTATTCACATCCCTGTCATGTTAGCTATGCCTGCGTGCCAGTGATCCAGCCCGTCAGCCACAACTTTCCTTAAAACTCCAGTCAGGAGCTAAGACTCTGAAGCCACCCACCCTTCTATCCAGCCCAAGACACTGCCCCTTTAGCTGTAGTCCCTCCTGTTCCTTGATCCCCAGAGCCCAAATGCCCTAGATCCTGACAAATGCCTACATCAAGACTGGCCCTGGCCCTGTTCCTTCAGCACCAAGTGTTTACTGCATGGTCAGTCTCCCCAGTGCTTGGAGCCACTGCTGGCTCAGAGGGGTTTTTCaccagaatgaaaagaaagattttagtTTGGGAAAATTCGCCTTGGGAGGGTAGATGAAAGAAGAATGACAGATGGGGGTCACTGACCCAGCATCTCAGCTGGAGATGGTCTTTGGGTTAGCTTTGGTGGGGATGCCTTGAGACCACTGGGGACAGCCCTTATCAATACATTTTCACTGAAGCCATTTTGCCTCAGTGAGTTATCCAGTGGCCAGAGCTGAAGTCACAAGGGAAGcagggtgtgcgtgtgtgtgtgtgtgtgtatgcacgtgtaTGTGTGGTGTGGCGTCATTTCATGCCAGAAGTTTAAAAATTTCTACTGAGAATATAAATAGAAAGAATAACCATTCCAGCATGTATATTGACCTTTTACTTGAAAGTGTTTTTCCATAATGGAAGTTTCTATGGCCATTCACCCAAAATGGACCTGATAActgataatataaataaaaaacaggccCGGCGCaatggcgcactcctgtaatccccacactttgggaggccaaggtgagtggatcccttgaggtcaggagttcgtgaccagcctgacaaacatggcaaaaccccatctctactaaaaatacaaaaattagccaagcgtggtggtgggtacctgtaatcccaactactcgggaggctgaggcaggagaatcacttgaacccgggaggcggaggttgcagtgagccaagatcatgccattgcactccagcctgggtgacaagagcaagacactgtcttaaaaaaaaaaaaaagtgtgtgtgtatatatatatttatatatcttacatatatatatacatggaactttttttttttttttttttttgagatggagtcttgctctgtcacccaggctggagtgcagtggccggatctcagctcactgcaagctccgcctcccgggtttacgccattctcctgcctcagcctcccgagtagctgggactacaggcgcccgccacctcgcccggctagtttttttgtattttttagtagagacggggtttcaccgtgttagccgggatggtctctcgatctcctgacctcgtgatccgcccgtctcggccttccaaagtgctgggattacaggcttgagccaccgcgcccggccggaacttttttttaaata is from Macaca mulatta isolate MMU2019108-1 chromosome 15, T2T-MMU8v2.0, whole genome shotgun sequence and encodes:
- the ZNF169 gene encoding zinc finger protein 169 isoform X2; translated protein: MAPGLLTTREEALMAFRDVAVAFTQKEWKLLSSAQRTLYREVMLENYSHLVSLGIAFSKPKLIEQLEQGNEPWREENEHLLDLCPEPRTEFQPSLPHLVAFSSSQLLRPYALSGHPTQIFPSSSAGSDFQLEAPRCPSEKGESGETEGPDTSLRKRPSRISRTFFSPHQGDPVEWLEGNTQGGIDLRLAQRMSPGGSDTMLKGVDTSESGAVIRGNYRLGLSKKSSLFSHQKHHVCPECGRGFCQRSDLIKHQRTHTGEKPYLCPECGRQFSQKASLSIHQRKHSGEKPYVCRECGRHFRYTSSLTNHKRIHSGERPFVCQECGRGFRQKIALILHQRTHLEEKPFVCPECGRGFCQKASLLQHQSSHTGERPFLCLECGRGFRQQSLLLSHQVTHSGEKPYVCAECGHSFRQKVTLIRHQRTHTGEKPYLCPQCGRGFSQKVTLIGHQRTHTGEKPYLCPDCGRGFGQKVTLIRHQRTHTGEKPYLCPECGRAFGFKSLLTRHQRTHSEEELYVDRVCGQGLGQKSHLISDRRTHSGEKPCVCDECGRGFGFKSALIRHQRTHSGEKPYVCRECGRGFSQKSHLHRHRRTKSGHQLLPQEIF
- the ZNF169 gene encoding zinc finger protein 169 isoform X1, which translates into the protein MAPGLLTTREEALMAFRDVAVAFTQKEWKLLSSAQRTLYREVMLENYSHLVSLGIAFSKPKLIEQLEQGNEPWREENEHLLDLCPAEPRTEFQPSLPHLVAFSSSQLLRPYALSGHPTQIFPSSSAGSDFQLEAPRCPSEKGESGETEGPDTSLRKRPSRISRTFFSPHQGDPVEWLEGNTQGGIDLRLAQRMSPGGSDTMLKGVDTSESGAVIRGNYRLGLSKKSSLFSHQKHHVCPECGRGFCQRSDLIKHQRTHTGEKPYLCPECGRQFSQKASLSIHQRKHSGEKPYVCRECGRHFRYTSSLTNHKRIHSGERPFVCQECGRGFRQKIALILHQRTHLEEKPFVCPECGRGFCQKASLLQHQSSHTGERPFLCLECGRGFRQQSLLLSHQVTHSGEKPYVCAECGHSFRQKVTLIRHQRTHTGEKPYLCPQCGRGFSQKVTLIGHQRTHTGEKPYLCPDCGRGFGQKVTLIRHQRTHTGEKPYLCPECGRAFGFKSLLTRHQRTHSEEELYVDRVCGQGLGQKSHLISDRRTHSGEKPCVCDECGRGFGFKSALIRHQRTHSGEKPYVCRECGRGFSQKSHLHRHRRTKSGHQLLPQEIF